From Streptomyces sp. NBC_01551:
GTGGGTGTGGCGTGGGCCGCGCTCGCCCTTGAGCGCCTGGAACCGGGTGACTCCCAGAACGCCGCCGGTCTGTTCGGCGGTGAGTTCGGTGGTCACGACCGAGCCCTTGCCCCAGAGCCTGGACCGGTCCTCGTGTGCTGTGGTCATGCTTCCCTTCGGCGAACGAATGGATGTCTCGTTGCCTTCTGTCCGGGGAGCGATCGGATGTCCCGCTCCCGTTTTCGCAGCCTCACACGGCGCGCGCGGACCCCGCGAAGCCCGCCCGGGGACTTCGTCAGGTGCGGGGCGGCCGGGGGCGGGCGTACTCCCCCCGTGCCACCGCGCGACCGGACGGACCCCCTTGACGGGCCGTCGCGGCAGGTGGACGCTCCCGGGTCTCGCTCGCATCCGTACGGGCGACAGCGCCTTGGGGGGCCAATGCCGCAGGAGTACGTCCAGACCGCGGGGGAGCTGCGGGCACGGCTCGCGGAGCTGGGGGCGAGGTGGTCGGTCAGCGAGCACGTCGCGGACGACGACCCCGTTCCGCGCCCGTCGCTCGGCCTGGAACCGGGGGCGAACCTGACGCTCGCCGAGGAGGTGGGGCCGGTCGATCTGCGGGGGCTGATCGGGCGGGCGAGCGGCAATGCGCACCTGACCCGGCGCAGGGCGGCGCACGGGCTGCTGCCCGGCACCCCGGGCGTGGCGGGGGCGGCGCGGCCGGCCGCCGTGGACTGGCGCAGCCGCTGGGGATGGCCGTGGATCACCCGGGTGAAGGACCAGAACCCCTGCGGCTCCTGCTGGGCCTTCGGGGCGGCCGCCCTGGTGGAGTCCATGGCCCGCATCGAGCACTGCGCCTGGGCCGAGCGCTCCGAGGGGGACGTCCACGACGGCCTGCGGTTCAGCTGCGGCCAGGGCAGCAACCCCGAGACCGCCCTCGACTGGATCCGGACCAACGGCGGTCTCGCCGACCCGGACTGCTGGCCGTACAGCACCCCGCCCGCGGGCCTGCCCGCCGACCGGCGCGACGCCTGGCGCGCCGAGTACACCCCGAGCTGGGACCGGTCCGGGCGGACCGTGCGGATCACCGATTACGTCCGGCTCGGCGACGTGGAGCAGCAGAAGGTGTGGCTGGACACGGTCGGCCCGCTGACGGCCTGCTTCGACGTGTACGACGACTTCTTCGGCCTGGGCTCGGGCGTGTACCACCGCACCAGCGACCGGCTCGCGGGCGGCCACTGCGTGCTGATCGTCGGCTACGACGACGCGGCGGGCTGCTGGCTGTTCAAGAACTCCTGGGGGACGGGCTTCCACGTCGGCGGCTACGGCCGGATCGCGTACGGCGAGGCCCGCATCGACCACTGGGCCAAGTGCGGGCTGCGCGGCACCAACATCGACCCGTGGACCAAGCGCCGGCTGCACGCGGGCAGCGTCTACGAGAGCGGCAACGGCCGCGCGCACCGCAACTTCGAGATGTCCGCGACCGCGGGCGGGGGCCGGCTCCAGCACTGGTGGCGCGAGGGCGACGCGCCCTTCGCGTGGGCCCGCGCCGCCACCTACGCGACCGACGCGTCCGGGCAGCCCGCCTTCACCGGCACCACGTACAACCGGAACATGGAGTCCCTGCACGTCACCACGGGCGGGCGGCTGCGGCACTGGTACTACGAGCAGTCCGGCGGCGCGTGGCGCGACGGCGGGGTCTTCGGCCCGGGCGACGCGGCGGTCGGCTCGACCCCGGCGTTCATCCAGAGCGACTACGGCAAGCCGGGCAACTTCGAGGTGGTCGTCCGCACCGCCGACGGCCGCCTGAACCACTGGTGGCGGATCAACGGCGCGCCCTGGACGTGGAACGACGGCGGCCGCTTCGCCTCGGGCATCGCCCACTACGGGCCCGCGCTCGTCCAGACCCGCTCCCGCCACCTCGACCTGGTCGCCACCCGCGCGGACGGGCGGATGCAGCTGTGGTGGCGGGACGACCCGAACGGCTTCGCCTGGCGCGCCGGGGAGATCTTCGGCAGCGGCATCACCTCCGCGCCCTGCCTGATCGAGGGCCAGTACGGGGCCGCCGACGAGGACACCGCCGGGAACTACGAGCTGTGCGCGGTCGCCGCCGGTGGGCGGCTCGAGCACTGGTGGCGCGCGAACGCGGGCGGCTCGTCCTGGCGGCGCGGCGCGGTCTTCGGGCACGACGCGCTCGCCGTCACCGGGATGCTCCAGGGCAGTTTCGGGTTCAACCTGGAGGTCATCGCCCTGCGCACGGACCGCCGGCTCCAGCACTACTGGCGCGACGGCGCGGGCTGGCACGAGGGGCCGGTGATCGGCCCCGCCTGAGGGAAGGGGCCGCACGGGTGGAGATACGGGAGGTCGCGCTGAGGGCCGGTGAGTCGTACGAGCTGCGGCTCACCGGGCGCGGCGCGCGCGGGTACGTGTGGACCTGGCAGGTGACGGGCGACACCGACGCGGTCGCGGTGGCCGAGGGCGGGGCGGCGCCCGGCGGGACCGTGCCGGGCGGGTCGGTGGAGCAGACGTACCTGGTCCGGGGCCGCTGTCCGGGCGGGCGGGCCCGGATCCGCTTCGCGCAGATCCGGCCGCCCTACCCGGACGAGGCCCCTTACGACGAGTTCGTCCTGGACGTGGAGGTCACGCCGTAGGAGCTCCGGGAATCAGAGGCCGTCGGTGAACAGGAGCTTGTTCGTGGTGTTCTTGCTGATGTTGCGCAGGACGTCCTTGGTGGACGCGGCCTCCAGGGCCTGGGCGACCTCGGCCGGGATCGCGGTGGGGTGGACGGCCTTGTAGAGGGCGGCGGTCCCGGTCACGTGCGGGGCCGACATGGAGGTGCCGTTCATGGCGACGCTGCCGCCGCCGAGGCGGGCGGAGTCGATGGCCTGGCCGGGCGCGTAGAGGGACACGCAGGGGCCGTAGTTCGAGAAGGCGGTCTCGTCGTCGAAGACGTTGGACGCCGCGACGGTCAGCACCCGGGCCGCCGAGGCGGGCGAGTACTCACAGGCGTCCTTCGCGTCGTTGCCCGCCGCGACGACGGGCAGCACGCCCCGGTCCGAGAGCGCGGTCGCCGCGTTGTTGAGCGCCAGCGAGCGGGGGCCGCCCAGCGAGGCGTTCAGCACGGCGGGCTGCCTCGCGTTCCTGGCCACCCAGTCGAGGCCGGCGATGATGCCCGAGAAGTCGCCGCTGCCGTTGCAGCCGAGGACGCGGACGCTGATCAGGTTGACCTTGCGGGCCACGCCGTAGGTCTTGCCGCCGACGGTGCCCGCCACGTGGGTGCCGTGCCCCTGGCAGTCCGCCCCGTTGCGGCCGTCCGCGATGGCGTCGAAGCCGGGCACGGCGCGGCCGCCGAACTCCGAGTGGCTGTAGTCGATACCGGTGTCGAGGATGTAGGCGTTGACGCCGGCGCCGCTTCCGAAGGTGGTGAAGGACTGGTCGAGCGGCAGGTTCCGCTGGTCGATCCGGTCCAGCCCCCAGGTCGAGGCGGGCGTGCGGGCGCCGGCGGCGGGAGTCCCGGTCGGGATCTGCGGGACGGTGACCTTGGCGTCCTCCTCCACCGACAGCACCCCGGGCGCGGTGCGGGCCTGCTGGAGCTGGGTGGCGTTCAGGGTCGCCGCGAACCCGCGCATGGCGGAGGTGTACGTGTGGTGCGGCTTGACCCCCACCTTCGTCGCGAGCGCCGCCGGGTCCGCGTTCCGGTCGAGGGTGACGATGTAGCGGCCCGGGATGGCGTTGACGGAGGTGAGCAGCGGGGCCGGGGTGGGCTCCGGTGCCTTGGCGGAGGCCGTGCCCGCGGCCATCGGGGCCAAGGGGGCCATCGCGAGGAGAACGGCGGTCGAGAGGCGCGCCAGCATGCGCATGAGGGGGACTCCCTGGGGTGTGTCGTCGGACGTCACGAGGGCGCCGTCCCGACTAGCCGGCGGCCGGCGGCTGGTGGCGGCCGGGCGGCGGGTGGGCGGCCCCTTCCTCCATCGGACGCGCCTCGCGCGCGGCTTGAGCGGGCCGCCTCCGCTTGGCCCAAGAACGCGCGGCGCCGGCGGGGTGGGCGCCGGGGCGTTCGCGGGGGCTTTTCCGGGCGGGCTGCGGAAAGGATTTTTCCGTGTGCCGGGGCGGAGTCCGGGGCGCGGGGCGGCCGGCGCCCGCGGCGGGGTCCGGCCGCCGGGCGAATTCACCCGTATGGCGGGAGCCTCAGGTA
This genomic window contains:
- a CDS encoding S8 family peptidase; the encoded protein is MRMLARLSTAVLLAMAPLAPMAAGTASAKAPEPTPAPLLTSVNAIPGRYIVTLDRNADPAALATKVGVKPHHTYTSAMRGFAATLNATQLQQARTAPGVLSVEEDAKVTVPQIPTGTPAAGARTPASTWGLDRIDQRNLPLDQSFTTFGSGAGVNAYILDTGIDYSHSEFGGRAVPGFDAIADGRNGADCQGHGTHVAGTVGGKTYGVARKVNLISVRVLGCNGSGDFSGIIAGLDWVARNARQPAVLNASLGGPRSLALNNAATALSDRGVLPVVAAGNDAKDACEYSPASAARVLTVAASNVFDDETAFSNYGPCVSLYAPGQAIDSARLGGGSVAMNGTSMSAPHVTGTAALYKAVHPTAIPAEVAQALEAASTKDVLRNISKNTTNKLLFTDGL
- a CDS encoding protease inhibitor I42 family protein — translated: MEIREVALRAGESYELRLTGRGARGYVWTWQVTGDTDAVAVAEGGAAPGGTVPGGSVEQTYLVRGRCPGGRARIRFAQIRPPYPDEAPYDEFVLDVEVTP
- a CDS encoding C1 family peptidase; protein product: MPQEYVQTAGELRARLAELGARWSVSEHVADDDPVPRPSLGLEPGANLTLAEEVGPVDLRGLIGRASGNAHLTRRRAAHGLLPGTPGVAGAARPAAVDWRSRWGWPWITRVKDQNPCGSCWAFGAAALVESMARIEHCAWAERSEGDVHDGLRFSCGQGSNPETALDWIRTNGGLADPDCWPYSTPPAGLPADRRDAWRAEYTPSWDRSGRTVRITDYVRLGDVEQQKVWLDTVGPLTACFDVYDDFFGLGSGVYHRTSDRLAGGHCVLIVGYDDAAGCWLFKNSWGTGFHVGGYGRIAYGEARIDHWAKCGLRGTNIDPWTKRRLHAGSVYESGNGRAHRNFEMSATAGGGRLQHWWREGDAPFAWARAATYATDASGQPAFTGTTYNRNMESLHVTTGGRLRHWYYEQSGGAWRDGGVFGPGDAAVGSTPAFIQSDYGKPGNFEVVVRTADGRLNHWWRINGAPWTWNDGGRFASGIAHYGPALVQTRSRHLDLVATRADGRMQLWWRDDPNGFAWRAGEIFGSGITSAPCLIEGQYGAADEDTAGNYELCAVAAGGRLEHWWRANAGGSSWRRGAVFGHDALAVTGMLQGSFGFNLEVIALRTDRRLQHYWRDGAGWHEGPVIGPA